The DNA region TAAAGGCCATGCCCTGGCTCGCCAGCGCCGCGGCTGCATGCATCCTGCTGTTTGCCGGTGTAAACGCCAGCCCGGCCTTCGCCCAGGCGCTGTCTGAAGTGCCGGTGCTCGGGAAGATCGTCAAGGTGATCACCATCCGGGAATATGCCGAGCAGAACGAAAACACCGATGTGCACCTTAAAACGCCCGGCATTGCCGGCACCGGCGATCCTGAGCTGGAACAGTCCCTAAATACCAAGTATTTGGAGGAAAACATGAAGCTGTACGATGACTTCAAGGATGAAGTGGCTCAGCTGGAAAAAGGCGGGGGCGGGCATCTCGGGCTGGAAAGCGGCTATGAAGTCGTCACCGATACGGATCGGCTGCTGACCCTCTCCCGTTATGTTGTTGAATCGGCCGGATCATCCGCCGAATCCCGCAAATACGATACGATCGATAAAATCAATCACATCGTCATTACGCTGCCGAGCCTCTTCAGCGACGACCGCTATATCCAAGCGATCAGCGACAATATTAAAGAGCAAATGCGTCAGCAGATGAAGGACGACCCTAACAAGGTCTACTGGGTTCAACAACCGGGCACCGAGCCGGATATGCCGGAAGAGGAAATGTTCCGCAGCATCGCGAAGGATCAGAACTTCTACATTAATCAGGACGGCAAGCTGGTCATCAGCTTCGATGAATATGACGTAGCGCCCGGCTACATGGGCGTTGTGGAATTCACGATTCCGACGGAGGCGATCCAGGACTTGCTCGTCAGCAACGAGTATATCAAATAACAAATAAGAAGCTGTTTTGTACCGCGCAATAGCTCCACAGCCGACCGTGTGGCGTCACAAGTCGAAGGTCGGTCAACAACATGAATTGCACCACGCAAGGGGGGCGCAAATCGCCTCGAGCGATTCACGGTGGACATAGTCCTATGTGTATCAACTACTTTACGACTAGATCTTTTTTTAATAACCAGGAGGTAATGACGATGAAAACGATGCAGCATACAACAAAATGGACCAAAACCTTGGCCGCCGCCGGCTTGGCAGGCATTCTGATGGTGTCTGCTTCCGGGCTTCCTTCCGCTCATGTCCATGCACAGGCCCAGGCCACTTCCGGCAACGGACAGATCACGGCTCCCGCGCTTGCCGCGCCGCTGGTTACCAGCAAGACGCTCCAATCCACCGAGAAATGGCTCGAGGCCGATATCACCATTCCCGTA from Paenibacillus ihbetae includes:
- a CDS encoding DUF3298 domain-containing protein, whose product is MHDKLNRMKQEYESIPIPDELNEMVNRTIASRRKKIKAMPWLASAAAACILLFAGVNASPAFAQALSEVPVLGKIVKVITIREYAEQNENTDVHLKTPGIAGTGDPELEQSLNTKYLEENMKLYDDFKDEVAQLEKGGGGHLGLESGYEVVTDTDRLLTLSRYVVESAGSSAESRKYDTIDKINHIVITLPSLFSDDRYIQAISDNIKEQMRQQMKDDPNKVYWVQQPGTEPDMPEEEMFRSIAKDQNFYINQDGKLVISFDEYDVAPGYMGVVEFTIPTEAIQDLLVSNEYIK